Within the Setaria viridis chromosome 3, Setaria_viridis_v4.0, whole genome shotgun sequence genome, the region GATGGGTCAGCAGCCATGACTTCCAGCACTTCCGCTGCTTCAGTTTCTACCTCTATCTTGGGGGCTACGAGAGTAGCCATGGTGTTAGAGGTAATCGCCTCCATATCTTCAGGCACTTGTTGCTCGAGGGTTGGCACTACATTATCAATCAATGAAGATATCACATCCTACATCAATGCTGCTATGAGAGATACGACACTTGGGTTGCTTATCGGCGTAGGATGTTCTTCTGGCTGCGGACTTGCTTGAGCCTGGAAGACGTCCTGGACCGAGTGGCTACAACCATCGGTCATGGGCTTCCAGCTTGGCCCTTCAAGTTCCACATCAGAAGATTTCCTACATAAGACAAGTTTTTAGAGATATAAAACAAGTCGATCACAAGCTGaaattagtactcaaaggagtaGCAAGACTTACTTTGAAGATCTCCTCGATTTTAGAGAAGGTTCCCTTGTCAGGCGGAGAGACTTGATGGTCAGAGATGGCTTCTTTGGCGCAGCTTGCAGGGTCGCAGCATGATCATCGCTCGCCTTTATCACCGCCTCCGTTCTTTGAGTACTCCTCGTACCGACAGAGTCCACCACAAAGATAGAAGGCTCTAGATCATCCTTGATCTCGATCACCTCCTCAATGATCGGCAACTTGTGTTGAGTTGCCTCAGCAGCTGCCTTCTCCGCCTCAATCACCTCTtcgagtacctgcaaaccactaaatacatcttgagtagacatggtggtattgGAAATATCCACTgggagtactcgatcctcagaATCTTATCCTTCCTCATAAGTTATTACCACGGGGGGTATGTCTTCCACAGTAATAGGCTTCTTCACACCCCGCTTAACAGTGATGGACCGCTTCTTCCTCGGTGGGGGAGGAAGTGCAGCTTCAAGATCATCTTCAACTGCGCgcttcatcgatccagaggAAGACCCAACCTTATCAGATGGCCGGGCCTTAATTTTGAAGTCTTTCGCAGCATCAGAACTCGAGCTGCTGGAGGCCTCGAGTacttcttcctcatcatcatcatcacttttCGCGATCTCCATCATATGGATGCAAGTAGTAGCTTCGCAAATGTCTTCTTAtcctggaggaggaagagtagGGCAGTACAAATGTACATCTTCCTGCATGGACAAACAAGTTAGTACACCCAAACATTAACAAAatgagtactcgggggctgcggcCATAGATACTTACAGCCTTTGGCGGGTTGGCAGCAGAACTCTCGTACAATAGTGGGGATTTCACCCGCATTGTTGAACATCCACCTCAACCTCGCCATGATGTCGTCTGTGCTGAGTTCTTCGGGAGATAGCCTTGATGGGGCAGTGACACCCGAGTACTCGTAACCCCAGTGGCATCGCTGCTACAGGGGCTGAATCCACCGCTTCATGAAGCTGAATGCTACCTCGACTCCAGCCAATCCTTCTTGCTTCAGCTTGAATATCCTGTCCAGGAGCTCGGGTAGTTGCAGGCAGTCTCCAAGGGTTGGTTCATCCAACCATCTATTGTTCTAGGTGGGGCGATGCCCTATTAGCTTGGGgatgtagcaccacttctccttccacccggAATGTGAATCAATTAGCTCATAATCCAGATAGAGGCCCTTGAGCTTCTCCCGCATCTGAATTCTAGCACCTCTGACTACTTGGGTGCACTCCATCTTCGGCTGTGGCTTCACTCGAAAAAATTTCCGGAAAAGTTGGAAGTGGGGTTGGATCCCCAAAAAATCTTAGCACAAATGCATAAAAATGGTCGTATGAAGAATGCTGTTGGGCTTTAGGTGAACCAGCTCCAACTTGTAATAATCCAACAAACCCTGGAAGAAATCTGACGCTAGCAAAGCAAAACTGCGCTCAATAAAGTGGGCAAATATTACCGTTTCTTCGGGTACTCCTCTGGGGGCCATGGGTTGCCGAAGGCgggtctccagttgatgaaaTCCCAATCTTGAAGCAGATTGGCGGCCACCAGTACCTTGATCTCTTCCTCCTTCAACGATGATCGCTTCCAAGCACACGCAGGAGTCGGAGATGCAGTCTGGTCcgtcttcccgtacttgggtgCCGGTAGTTgcggctctttcttcttgtaagccttcttcttcccacccTCAACCAACTTGGATGCAGCAGCTTTCCTCTCCATTCTCGATGTCACAAGTGTCTTCAGTCgcatgcgctcgggggctgagtgGTGGGGGATGGTGGCGTTAGGGCTACAGtgcggaagttgaaagagcagatggtaaaggtaaaatggaagggataatttctcccgttatttataaccgcggcgCAGTAACAGCAGCGGAAATAAAGAAATATTCAGGTTTAATGGACTCGAAGATTTCgcacctgattggcagttacctctattttcggaagagataagatttccatTTAGatatggtcacgttgaccagaggttgacccttatacccatcAAATTAGTTGGTAaaaggcttgggggctgtgtgccacgtgacTATCgataaaaaagttttttctttgggtcttttagggaaagtgatgcaaattacagattgaccctcagcatgattcttcgattcaacctaaggctcagggacTATGGATATAGAGTGCGGctttcgtcgcacttccataaaaaaattcaagattgaaggattCATGACTaggttaaatgaggcttgagcacattgtAGACGCATGGCAGTGCTCGCGTACCTTTGAAAACTCAATCCAATGAAGTGCTCGAAGAACACtaaaactagtcggagaagcctacaaaagtactcggaacttctgcatttgactaaaaagtattCAGGAGTCTGTCGTACACACTTCTATGGGCCCActaaaaggtttggacagtcttaaatacaggactggacaccgagacgtatctgacatggaggctaGGGCACAGGACGACATAGTCTACATGGCAatataggaactagtcgaggattaggaaaagtgcTCATAGCAATcagagtagaactcgtctaattgaatccgactagtattgttgtaaacaaccgacatgtaaccctgcccccggcaatataaggtgaggtaggaccccctccaaagcaattcaatccaaccaacacacacgATGtcgggtattacgctattcagcggtccgaacctgtctaaatcgtgtgtctgcgtttactcttgagttcctgatcttgacgagccccactaaccaagaCACTACCTCAGtcacccccttggtaggttgccagctctaaacaccgacacttaGTTAGTGTTTGAGTACGAGACATGTGATTGGTTAGTTAGATTGTTACCATCGTAGGATAAAAAAACTGTAAAGAAATAAGACTAAATTAATACTTAATGCTAGATTAGGAGTGTGATAGACGCTATCCAATTTCTTGGTTACAAATAAGTTTGTTACCTTTCAAGGCCAGAGGGCTAGAGCTCATGAAATATTTGCAAATAAATAGAGCTGATATAATCAGAATCCAGCTTGGGTCTGAAAACCGTTGGCTGCCGCCTAGGCAGCGTCGAAACCGCTCCATTTCGCATCTCCCTAAAAAAGCCCTCTCCCTCCCGGCGGCCGGAGGCGTAGCGAACACCCGTGTCCAGCAGGAAGAACCAAGAAAGGATGGCGCAAGGCGCGCTGCGGGGCCCCTCCGACTACTCCGGCGAGCCCCCTCGTCACCCCTCTCTCCGCATCAACGCCAAGGTTCCCCATTCCATCGATCGCGATCGAACCCACGATTtcactctgttttttttcctcccaaCCTTCTTGATTCCTCCTCGAAATGGTACTGACAGAGTTCCGGCCGTGCAGGAGCCGTTCAACGCGGAGCCGGCGCGGCGGGACCTGGTGGCGTCGTACATCACCCCCGTCGACCTCTTCTTCAAGCGCAACCACGGCCCCATCCCCGTCCTCGACGACATCCGCAGGTTCTCTGTATCGACGGCTTCGATCGTTCTTGACACGGTAGTAGCTGCTCAGTTGTTGACTGCTTTCCTCGCCTGATCTTTTTTCTATCCGTTGATTCACATGCAGCTACTACGTCACCATCGGTGGCCTCGCGGGCGGGCCGAGGCGGCTCTCGCTGGATGACATCAGGTGCGTGGTGTGGGGGAATCGTTTGATCAGACAGTGCTGCTTCGGCTTGCCTGCCTTCTGTTCGATGATATGCCTTGGAGGTGGGCTCAAGTGTTCTGTCTGAATGTTTGCTCTGCTTTGATTTGTTTGCAGGAGGTTGCCAAAGTACAATGTCACTGCCACTCTGCAGTGTGCAGGGAACAGGAGGACGGAGATGAGCAAGAGTAGGAGGGTCAGGGGCGTTGGCTGGGATGTTTGCGCTCTCGGGAATGGTTAGTATGCTTCATTATTGAGTCTCGGAGTCTCAGTAGCACCAGCAGCGACAAGAATCAAGCTTCATTCTATCAGTAAATGTATTCATGAAGTTGCCTTAGCTTTCTCCTGTTCTTTTttgttcgtttaaaaaaaaaagaacaggagAAAGCTAAAAAACCTTACCTTTCTCCTGTTCAATCTTCAGTGGATGAATAGTAGATGCTGACATGCCATGATGTTAAAAATAGTTTTTCTGGCAAACTATTGGTGTTCTTTATGATACAGCAAGTATGgtgattctttctttttctttttacatgGAAGGGGCCGTGCCCGAAATTCATTACTTTTGAGCAACGAATTTATAAAAAGTATGCTGATTCTTGTTAAGTTCCTTGTTGGTCCATCATGTCACAACAGTTACTCAAAATATGCTTGATTTCAGCTACTTGGGGAGGAGCTAAATTATCAGATGCCCTTCAGCTCGTTGGTGTGCCATATCATACTGAAATCACTCCATCTGGTGGAAAGCATGTTGAGTTTGTTAGTGTTGATCAGTGTCCAGTGAGTTTTCTGAATGTATTTCTTCAAAGGAGTATAGCAGACTTATTATATCGTGTATAAAATCATACTCACAAACACTGTCAGGAGGAAAAAGGTGGCCCATACAAAGCATCAATTCCCTTGGGCCAGGCAACAAATCCTGCAGCAGACATACTGCTTGCATATGAAATGAATGGTGAGGTAACATTCTTGAATGGGCCCTACAGTCCCAACTTGAATTTACATTATTTAGCTATGTGAATCATGTCTTGGTATATTAATCTCGTTATCTAAGAATAATAATGGCACACTTTCCTGAAAGCCCTCTTACATGATATCCTTGGCTATCCCATTTACATGTGCATATCTGATTCATATCCCAAATATGTTCTGTTACCAAGGTACTCAAGCGTGATCATGGATACCCTCTCCGCGCCATTGTTCCCGGTGTCATTGGTGCCCGTTCTGTGAAATGGTTGGATAGAATTGACATAATCGAGGAAGAGTCTCAGGTTCAGTACTCTAGCTTCATTGTTACATGCAGATGCCTTTTCAGTGCAGCTATAAGATGAATATAACTTATCCCTTCATGATTCAGGGTTTTTTCATGCAAAAAGATTATAAGATGTTCCCTCCATCAGTTGATTGGGATAATATTGTGTGGTCAACCAGGAAGCCCCAAATGGACTACCCAGTTCAGGTGTCTTAATTCTTAACGATCATATCTCAATTCAATTATGAAATCTACTCCTAGGACTAACATCTGGATCTACTGAAGAATTGGGGGATAACCTTGTGTTCATATATTTGTGGTTATATAGTGTTTTGGTATAACCTCAGATTCGAATAAGTGGGCATGTTTCTAATAAACAATATCTAGGAATTGATGTTGTCATATTAAGCAATTAACAGAGTACTGTTATAGATGACCACAAAGGCCTTAAAGCTACTGTGTAGCATGCTAAACTTGTTATGATTTGTCTTTCGTGTACTAATTTTCTGAAACCATGGCATTTCAGTCTGCAATATGTTCTTTGGAAGACATGAGTGCCGTCAAACCAGGACAGGTTACATGGACTACTTCCCTCAGCGTTGCTTTCGACTTACTTTTATGATCTAACTCCCTTAGAACTCATCTTTACCGTATTCTTCAGGTCACTGTTGCTGGATACGCCTTGTCAGGAGGTGGCAGGGGCATTGAGAGGGTTGACATTTCCCCTGACGGTGGTAAGAGTTGGTTAGAGGCACACCGATACCAAAAGAAAGGTGTCCAATATGTGGCTGGTAACGTAACCAGTGATAAGTGGGCATGGGTGCTCTTCAAGGCCATTGTCGATGTCAACAGCGACACTGAGATTGTTGCAAAAGCGGTATTCTTTATTCCTCTCAGTTCCTCCTTCTCctgttcatgtttttttttatctgtcCAGTTCAAGTTTAGTACAACTTAAGGCCTCCGAATTGCTCATGATACGAAATACACTGAATCTTGTCTGTTCATCTTTCACAAACCTTGCAGGTTGATTCCAGTGCAAACGTGCAACCTGAGAGCGTGGAATCAATCTGGAACCTGAGAGGGATTCTAAACACATGTTGGCATCGCATCCGCCTTCTGGCAACACCTAACCTTAGAAGTTCCATGTGATGTCCCGTCCATCCACATAATTTCATCAGCTCACACTGTTGTTACCAACCCAGCAACTTGGCATTACCATTCCAGTTACAATCTGGCACTGGAGAGAAGAGAGGCAAAAGGTGTCAATAATTCCATCTCCACGTTGTTTAGATGGAAAAATAAATCCcttattgtaccatgttgtcaTGTACTCCCTTTTTAGGTTACATAAAGTTAAAATCAGTTTCTCAAGCATTCATGCAGTTCGCTCTAGCCATCCATTTTGGTGGATTTCCtggcatttttttctttctgagaAAATAATGTGGTTGCTAAATCCTCAATTCCTTTTTTGTTGTACTTTTTACGCAAGCATTATGCAACGTTTGAAACTGGTAAATGAGTCATAGCCATACTGGACAATATAATATTAGCTGTGTTCATTCCATAGCCTCACGACAAATGTTGATAAATCTGATATGGTATCAGAAACAGTTGGTAGATGAGGGTAATTTTGTATGCACAATGAACTTGACTTGCCCAGTTGCGCCACCAATTGCTTTGCTTCGAGGAGCAACTCTGAAATTAATTCTTTAATCTGCAGAGTTCTGGTGTTATTTTGATCGATGATCACATAACTCGGAACGAGGCTACCACCAATGTGTTTCTTTCTACTGGTTTTCTCTTTTTGAAATGAGTGTCTGTTTAATTTCTTCATCTACCAGGTTAAAGAAATTGCCGGACACAAAGATGGCAACGGTAAGTGGTGGCTCAGCACCACTTTGTAACGATAAGTGGTGGCAAATTAACGGCATGCAAGAAAAGACAAGAGAAGGAAGACGATACCTGCATGCCAATGCTGAGCCCTGCAGCATGCAAGAAAGAGCCAAACAATGAAGTTTAGAGGTTTCTGAACCTGAAGTGCGTGCATGAAGTAATCCAAAAGGTGGTGTTTAGATATTTCTGAATGCATGCAAGCAGTGCATGTAGAAGACAACTGCTGGTGTTTAGGTGTTCCTGTATGCCATGCAAGAAGGAACCAATTGATGGAGTTTAGAGATTCCCTGCTTTCTCTCACATGAGGCATTCATGACTCCCTCGcgcgactataaaaggagaagccAGGAAGAACTCAGGCAAGAGGAGTGCGCGAGAGCCTGAGCCACTGAGTGCAGCTGTCCGCTGTAGTAGTAGCTGCAGTATTCCCACTTTCCACTGTATTCCCGGAACAAGAGTTGTAACGTGGCTGCTGTAAGGTAATACCCGTACGTTCTTGTTCTAAGGCCTGGGGCTTTCTGAAGGAAAAGCCATATGTAAGTAGGTTTGTTTCAATAAATCCTTTGGTAGTCCCGGTTACGAGGTTCCAGTCTTTATGCCTCGGTAGTTCTCAGTTTATTTCCCTAAGGGTGGAGCTGCCTAAAGGTGACATGCGATAGCCAGGATAGATTATCTCTTGAAATAAGACTGCTATAACCATAGTGAGTACCGAGTATGATTTCACAATGGTTGTCTGCAAACCGGCTATCTTGGTCGTCTACAAGAACACATtgttaagaaaataaaattggcGATTCCCTGATCCTACAAATAACTCAAGCTCAAAGATCATATTGTGTTGGACGAGGTTCACGAATGCATACTGGACAATTTTTGGTGCTAGTATCTCTAAAGTTTAAAGACCGAACAGGAGAAAATTGCTTTCGTGCAACTGGCGCCCCACCTCGAATTTTCACTTCGCCGTCTCTCCCAATCATAGCCGCCGCACGGTTCGTTCGCTTCGCCAGTCGATGCTGCGGGCCGTCTGATCATTTTCCGTGCGACACCAAGGCGGAAACAACGCCGAAAAAAGCGTCTTCCTTCCATCGTGCCTCAGTCTTTCCCCACATAGAGCGCCACCACGTTGCAATCTATCGTAACCTCCTATCCTCCACCGCTCGTTCGTGCGACCGGAGCCTGCTCAtccatcgccgccgtcgtccacaGCTGCCTACGCCCTTTCGCCGTCATCGCCTTCATCGATCCCCTcggctgctgctactgctgctggacgCCCTTTCACCATCATTGCCGTCGCATCAGGGTCTTTGTGTTCTTCTTTTTCCATCACGCTGCACACGTCCGTGCCGCCGGCTGCGGCCGCTGGGACACTGTGCTGTGCTCGCCGCAGCTCCTCATGATGGTGTCCCGGCTTCCTCCTCCACGGCGTGTCGGCCCTCACACAATCCCGACGCCAAGGCCAGCGATCCTGTGCCAGCTGCACCTCCTCACAGCTGTGCTATGCCTTCATATTCTTGGTTCATAATTCTGCACGCCCATGAATTTTGATTGTTATGTTTTCTTTTTGAGGATTGGATTGCAATTATCATGGGTTCATTGAGTTATATAGAGAGAGGATGCATAGGTTAATGAAATTGGTTGATCAGCATATATAGATGGAGCAACATCTGTTCAAAAGAGAATTAGGGCAAGGCAATGGGCAAATTCTACAGTGATATACATTATAAAGTAGTAGAGGATTGGCATATCTTTCTCTAGGCACAATAATCATCATTGGCATATCTTTCTCTAGGCACAAGAATCATGAGAAAATTCtcttaataataaaatttacatgtagTTTTATTCTTGTATTTCTCACATAGTCCGAAACTCTTAGAGAGACTAGGGATGCACAAAAGCCAGTCCGTGCATAAGCTTGGGGTTGGAGAGTATGGATAGAAGAAATACCAGCCATGAGCTTCAGAAAGAGATTGTCCATCTGATCCTTTAGTACAATTCCATGCAAATTCAGTATTGTAGTAGCATGGAACAATTTCAGTACTGTCCATCTGATCCTATACAGCCATGGGACAAACTGGTAAATGAGCTATATAGAGCTAAACATACCTATCAGTTAATAATCAGACCTAATAAAGTACGTAAGTAGACTGGTGGAACCGATCGTTCACAGTAGTTTGTGCTTCTGCAGATTTTGATCAGTTCGCGTCATGCATGCTTGCATGCATTTTGAAATGGATACTACGTACCTTCCCAGCAATTAATTCACCGCAACGTTGTGTTGACGATGGCATTTGGCACTAGCTGTGAGGGCTGTACGAGCGCCTGCCTTGGTTGTGAAGCTCATCAACGTTGTGTTGCAGAATTGTCAATGTTGATGTGTTTAAAATCTCACATTCAGTTATGATGGAAAGCACAATATCCTTCTGACGAATTTTTATCTCCTCAAAATTCACTCTTGGACTTCTTCCATTCAGACAACTTGGCAATTACGGTGTGACACGCTTGCAGGTGACAACACATGGATCCGGGTAACGGGAACAGATGTAGAACTCCATTACAAGATCCGACAAACTCCACCAACCGAGGCATGCATTCTACCTACATGATATATGCAGGCGATCTACTTGTGATATGCAGGCCATCTACATGCGATCGATCTGCAGATTATGTAAAAGGTGATATGCAGGCTATGTATATGTGATGTGCCATTTTCATTGTATAGGTAATCAGGTCCGTCAAGCTGGAGGCCACAGGAGTTTGAGCCTAAGGAGGTTATTAAGAGGCAGAGGGATAATTCCAGAGCTGCATCTATGTCTGATGAACGTAGGAATGTATTAAACAAGAGGCGTCGTGAGTCATACAAGGTGAAGAAAGGGCAAGCATTCAACAATTAGAACAGGTACCTTGTAGACAGGAAGGATGTCGATTTAAACACGCCCTCCCAAGTAACAGGTATTGTTGTAACGTTTCGATGATGTTTCCTCATACACAATTAATTAGCCCTGGGGTTCTTTTTTACTCACCCTCAACCGTACAGATTGCAGTGACATGGTAAACAAGGACAGCCAGCAACCCGATGAAGATATCCATTGGCTGCATAGGATCGATTCGCatctaattaaaagctaatgaTGAGGAAGCCGATGTGGATGTTGATCTCGCCACTGGAGATGCCAGTGAGCCCAATGTACTGGACCCATACGGCCAAGTTTACGCCAATGTCCCGTCAGAGACGCACATGCTGGCGCCGATGGAAAACTGTGAGCACTGCATGCAAAGAAGTTTGGGTTTGAACCGCTTGGATTCTGTTGTCGCAGTGGTGGAAAGATAAATCTGTCGACCTCGACACACCACCGGAGCTCATGAGACTATGGTCAAGTTCGGACGCTGATGCTAGGCACTTCCGTGCGAATATCAGGTTTTTCAATAGTCACTTCTCTTTCACTTCTCTCTATTGTCACCTGGATTGGATGACCGCCAACATGCGAAATCGTGGTGTCTACACATTCCGAGCCCATGGCCAACTTACCACAACATATGGTCGTTTGGTAAGGAGGATGGTGCGGAACCCAAGCACCTGGAGCTTTACTTCTATGATGATGATCCGTCTCTTAAGCACTGAAGGTTCAGCAAGTGCCGTAAGGAATGCACACAAAAACACAAGGTTATTATA harbors:
- the LOC117847404 gene encoding sulfite oxidase, which gives rise to MAQGALRGPSDYSGEPPRHPSLRINAKEPFNAEPARRDLVASYITPVDLFFKRNHGPIPVLDDIRSYYVTIGGLAGGPRRLSLDDIRRLPKYNVTATLQCAGNRRTEMSKSRRVRGVGWDVCALGNATWGGAKLSDALQLVGVPYHTEITPSGGKHVEFVSVDQCPEEKGGPYKASIPLGQATNPAADILLAYEMNGEVLKRDHGYPLRAIVPGVIGARSVKWLDRIDIIEEESQGFFMQKDYKMFPPSVDWDNIVWSTRKPQMDYPVQSAICSLEDMSAVKPGQVTVAGYALSGGGRGIERVDISPDGGKSWLEAHRYQKKGVQYVAGNVTSDKWAWVLFKAIVDVNSDTEIVAKAVDSSANVQPESVESIWNLRGILNTCWHRIRLLATPNLRSSM